In Sphingobacterium sp. SYP-B4668, the sequence CTGGGTATTTCGGGCTTAATGATGAAAGATTGAAAACCTCTTTCGAGGGGCTTAATACCAAGCATATTCTCAAACATCCATTCATTGACAGCGCCAAATGCATAGTGACTAAAGGAGTTCATAGCCGCATTGTGGACAAAACCCTTATCCTTAATATAACTATCCCAGCGCTCCCAAATGGAGGTGGCACCATTCAGCACTTCATATCCTAAAGAAGGATATTCTGTACTTAGCAAGAGGCCATAGGCTTTGTCCGAAGATCCAGTCATGGACAATGCAGGCAACAGGGGTTTGAATCCCAAAAAACCGGTTGTCAATTTGTTGCCATTGCGCTCGACCAACTCCCGCAGATGTCCACCTGCTTTCTGAAAATCAACCGAATCCAACACACCCATATAAAGCGCGTTTGCATAGGCTGTCTGGGTATGACCCGAAAATCCATTTTGCCCTTCTACATAGCCTGCTCCGTCCCCATATGATGCTTGGTTGACCTTAAACTGACCGTCCTGAGTATAATAGTTAACAAAAGCTTTTTTAATAGCTAGTGCTGTATTACTATATTTTGTAGCCAAATTCTTTTCACCAATCCCCAAGCACATTTCCTCCATTAGCTTCGCACAGTAGAAATAGTATAGTGTCGCCAAAAGGTCTGGTCCTGTTTTAGCTCCCACAGAAAGCCAATCTCCAAACCCTCCCTTTGGTTCAATTTCTTCAAAACTGCCCTCACGGAGTAATCCGTCGGCATTGGATTTGCTTTCTAGAAAGTCCATAAATTTGTTCATGTAGGGCAGGGACTCCCTTACGACCCGGGTATCATTATAGGCCCTAAATAACTCATATGTACAGATAATACCAGCCTCTGACCATCCAGGTGAATAGGTATCAGACTGTCTTATGGCTGCCTTTCCATCTACACCGACGGGCATAGGTGCATAGATAGGGAACGCACCATTTGACCATTGTGCGTCATTCAAATCCCGAATCCACTTTTTGTGAAAGACTGCTATATCACTATTGTAAGCTGCTGATCGGATATACACTTGTGCATCTCCTGTCCACCCCAAGCGTTCGTCGCGCTGAGGACAATCAGTAGGGATGTCCAAATAATTGGCTCTTTGTGTCCAGACAATGTTGCTGTAAAGCTGATTCAAAAGACTATTATCTGTCTCCAAATGTCCAGCGGTATCCAAATCAGAGCTCATCACCAAGCCCATTAAAAAATCTTTGTCTGGAGCTGAGGTCAATCCAGACACTTCAACAAATTGAAACCCATGGAACGTAAAACTGGGACTCCACTCCTCAGCACGACTATCTCCTCTAAGAATATAGGTGTCGGTAGCGCGGGCACTTCTAAGATTCTCCGTGACCAATCGTCCATCTGGATGTAGCATCTCTCCATATCTAAATACGAGAGAATCATTGGCTTTGCCCTTCACTTTCAGCTTTACAATCCCGGCAAAATTTTGTCCAAAATCCACAATGTATTTCCCATCATCTAATCTGTTAATCGTTTTTATGGGTAGCTCCTTGACTACTCGCACCGGATGACTCGGATAGAGTTGTATTTCACGTTGTTCTTTATCTGCAAATACCTGTATAGGATCCCAATCCGAGTCATTGAAATTAGTATTATTCCATCCAACCTTCTCTTTTCGTGCATCATATTTCTCTCCTTGCAAAAAATCGGACTCACGGACAGCACCAGTGGATGCCTTCCAGCTTTCATCGGTAATGATGACTTGCCTACTTCCATCTTCAAACATAATCTCCACTTGTGCTTTTAAAAGTGGCACATCTCCATAAAATGCCCGCACTTGCTTACTGCCAACAAGCAAGGCATAACCGAGGTATCCTGCATACCAACCATCGGAAAGGATTGCCGCAAATGCATTTTCACCGTTTTGGATATAAGGAGTTACATCGTAAATATTGTAGTACACCCTCTTATTGTAGTCCGTCCATCCAGGAGCAAAATAATCCTGACCAATTTTGGTTCCGTTGACGAAAAATTCATGAATCCCAAGAGAAGACACATACAATCGAGCGGATTTGACTTTCTTTGCTATTCGTTCCTTTTTTCTCAAGTATGGAGAAGGGGGTAAATGGTAAGTACCCTTCGACGCTAGCTGATTCAAATCATATCCGACCCACTTGGCTTTCCAATCACCTTTGTTCAATAGCCCCATTTCCCAGGAACTAGCGCTGCTCCAACTGCCGACTTTACCATCGGTACCCCAAACCCTCACTTTCCACCAAACCTGTTGACGGGAATTAAGTTGCTTTCCTCCGAATTCTATATGGTTGGTCTGTGACTGCTTTACTTTTTTCGTATCCCAGATATCGCCTATATCTTTTTGTAATTTGTCTAAAGAGGAAGAAACGATTAATTGATATGCAGACTGATACTGTCCGTATCCCTTTGAGGAGAGCTCCCAACTCAATCGCGGAATCCGATCGTCCAAAAAAGGTGTCTTTTTATATTCCGCTCTCAGATTTACCGGCAGCATATCTGCGGCTAGCAAGGGAATAGTGAACTGCAATAGAATAAATAAAATACAATGTCTCATCTCTATAATTTAAAAACCAAAGTCAATTGTCCAATGTCCTAGCGGTAGCACTATACTTTTGCTTTCCTTATCGTACACTACACCCAGCTTTTTGACAGCCTTTTCTAGGTCATTATTATTAATTAATATCTTTTTGATAAAATCCGAGGGGGTTAAGACTACAGCTTTAGTCCCTGCTGGCACCGTCAAGTCTATGGAGCGTCTCTCCGCAGTATTGTTGACAGATACTTCTATTACTCCTTTCACTGTCGATACCTTAGCTTTCGCAAAGGAAACATCTCCCATTTGAGGAGCGACTTGAAAGAGTGAATACCCGGGTTGAAGTGGCTTGATGCCACATAATTCACTGGATAGAATAGTGAGTCCGCCACCACTCCATGCATGGTTTACTGTACCACCACCATACCCCTCATTGCCAATTCCCCAACCTTCAAACAGTGTGGAGAAATACGCATTGTTGACCATGGGTGCAAATCGCTTTTTATGTCTTCTGTTGGCTAAAATGGGTTCATTCATTTTGTACATCGCTTCGAAAACATATTTCTCCATATAGGGGCTCGCGTGTTCCTGATTTGCAAAGACTTTTAAGATTGGAACATATTTATTTCTATCTGCAATGCCGGCTAGAACCGCTAGTGCATGTACCCTGTCGTCTGTACTCTTTTTATACAATGGATCCCGATACTCACTTCCATTCCAGAAACGCGTATTGAACACCTCCTTGAAATGTTGCATCTCTTCTAAAAGTTTCTTGGATTCGGAGGTGTATCCCAACTCTTTTGTCGTCAAGTAACTTCCCTTGAGTGCTAAATAGTACCAGAGATTATACAATAACAACATATCTTTATTCTCGCCCCAATCGCCCCATTGCCAACCGCCTTCCCGCAGCAATACTAAACCGTCTTTATCTTTCTCCCATAAGGATATGTATTTTCGAATACCAGGATACAAATCCACAAGGATTTGTCGATCTGCGGTATGCATATAGTATGTCCACAAACCGTAGTAACCAATACTAGCCAAAATCTGATCTGGAAGTTCTTTATCCCAATTACCCGCAGGAATCGGAGCGAACAAGGTACCATCTTCTTTTTGCCAATGGATAAGTTCGTAAAGCCATTTCTTTGCCAAGGCATGCGACTTAGGACACAAAGCGTAAAAAGCCTCTTGCGCTTCCAGTACCGCATCTCCAGTCCACTGTGCTCGCTCGCGATCTGGACAATCCATATAGGTGTCGCGCATCGTAACATATAGGGTCCGATTTGCTTTCTTCCACAAGTTATTGAAAAAGGGATCTGAAGATTCAAAGGCTCCTGCAAAATCAGTATCATATCCTGTTTCCCTATATTTCAAACTATGGATTCTAGCATTTGCCGGAAGTACAAAGTACATAAGGTGTCCATTCATCCAGCCTAAGCTCTCATATTGTTGACGTCCCCCCTTTGTGATATATGTTGCTCGAATATTTTCCGTAGAGCCATTGTAGGTTGAATAATTGTCTGTAAAGAGCTTAATCAAAATACCCGCTTCACTCTCTATATCGAAATAGGGCGTAAACTGCATATTATAGGGCAGCTTACAAATAACAGTATCTCCCTTTCGAATGATGGAGGAAGGCGCAAACTCTTTGAGCCCAAAGTCCTTCCAAAGCGGGATTGGCCTTTTTACAAGATGGTTCCATGGAGCTATCCCTGGAGCACCGTAACTGACAGCCTTACCAAAGCCGGCAGGATTAGCGGTGGTCAGATGCCAAGATGTATCTGCTTGGCGAGCATCAAATAAAATATTAGACTCGGCAAGTCTAAAATTTGGGACAGCCCCTGCAGCTGTTTGGTATTCTTTGAGCTTTTGGACTAGCCATGTACTATCACTGACAATCGTAGTAGCATCGGTTTGCAAATCAAATAAGAGACCCAACTTGCCGCTACTATTGTGGGAGAATCCATGCTTACCAAAGTACCAAACTTTGACAGCTATTGTATTCGCCCCCTTTATAAGATAGTTTGACAAATCTACTTCATCAAAATATGTATCGTTCTTATTCGGTCCTCTTTTTAGGCCTCCTTCGAAAACAACAAGTTTGTCATTAATGTACAACCAGTATTTACTATCCACAGCAATTCGGGCGACTGCTTTTTTGGGTACGGCTTTCATTTGAAAATCCTTCCGAAAAGCAACCCAAGAATTCGCAGTATCGGCCTCATTGGTTCCCAAACCAATCCATTTAGCTTTCCAATTTTGTCCAAATAAGGGATTGTTGTGGGTAAGCACAAGTATCAGGCACCATGCGAAAACTTTGATCTTTGTCATGAAAAGGTTCTTACTTTATTATCCGAACTTCTTTAGGAGCTTTAATCTCCGAAACGATTTTCCCATCCTTATTTCGCGTATGCTTTACACGAATAACACCGTATTTAGTGGGATACGTTCCTTCTGCATAGGTGAGGTTCCCAAGATGAGGTTCAATTTTATATTCTCGACCTCCCGGTTTGAGTAATTTTATACCCAATATATGTTCGGATAACCAGACAGTAGGCCCAGAGGCCCAACCATGACAAAAGCTATGGCGATGTCCTACATAACAATATGCACCAAAATCACCATGGATATCTACCTTACCTGCTGGTACCAACTCATCGATACGAGAAGCATTGGGCAACCAATCCATGTTAAAGTCTTCCCAAAAAGTAGTCGCTCCTATATCAAGCATCGCTCCCCAATACTCCGAAATGATATCCATGGCTTCCTGATATTTGCCTGCCTTGGCCATGGCCTCTAACATGTAGTAACCATAGAATGTCGAGAAATTCTTTGCTCCACCGACCTTCAAGACATCGTGATAGGCCTTATCAGCATCCATCAAACCTGTTAGAGATAAAAGGGCAGCTGCTTGTTTAGAATTATGATGATCGGGAACATATTTTCGCATCTCTTTAACGGTAGACTCACATATTGCTTTTGTCTCCATGTCTTTTAAGATTTCGCTAATAGCAGCGGCTCTTTCGAGTGCGAGAATGGTCATCGCCTGCAATCCCGCATGGACGGCTACTGAGTCTTCGCTTGATGGCCAATCCAAAAACCGGGTTCCATCCATTTGTTCTTTTCCGTCTTTAACTTTGTTTACAATCTGCTTCACAAGTCCTTGCAAATAGGATTTCTGTTCTGTGAGGTATGCTAAGTCACCATGGTGCATATACCAATCGTGATGCAAGACAATCCACCACATTGAATACGTGCTAATTCCACACATCCATCCTGGCAATGCAGTAGCATCTCTCGCTAAATCTAGACTTTTAGGAACGACTTCATTGTATCCAAATACCGTATTTATGGTGGCTACTTCCGGATGTAAATCCCCGACCCATACTAGACGATCTCTTTTGATGGCATCCCATAAGTAATCTTGCATATTAAGATGAACGGTATAGGCTCCTACATCCCATATTTTATTCAATCGTTCGTCACTACTCTTGAACGACCCTAAATATGGGATATCTCTATAGGTAAATACAGCCCTCACTTCACGGAGATGCAGCTCTGCATTTGGATCCAAGAAATCTATCCGTACAAAACGGAAGCCCGACTCCCCTGTTTGATTTTTCCCCAACCAAGGCAGCTGCATCTTAAAATCGCGCATCGCATGATCATTGGTAGCCCCTTTCTCGCCAATTTCAGACATCGCCTCACTGACGGACTCTCCAAGTCTTATGCGTACATTTCTAGGCGTATTGCCACCTCCCCACATTCCAGTGACCAACTCGACCGAGCCACTCAGCTCTTTGCCAAAATCTAAGAGGATACTACTTGTCGATTTATCACCATTCTTCAATATGACTATTTTTTCATTGGTCAAACTGGCCTGACCATCGCCCGCTATGAGAAGATTTTCAACACGTCCCACCTGTCCTTCAGACCAAATAATACGAGTCGGATAGACATACTCGCGCGTCAGTGGGCTGATGTGCTTCTTATCATCACTTAATTTCATCTGCGCTAAACAGGGGACTGTTAGCAATGTAAAAGACAACAGGTGCAATAGTATCTTGGGCATAACGTTCATAAAAAGAGCTTAAGGTTTATCAATTGATATCTGAACGTTAAATATATGAATTAGGAGATCGATTACTATCCTGCCCTTACATGCAAATGGCAGTGAAGCCCTTGAACTTCACTGCCATTATTGTTAGCTTTTTCTTTTTTTAAAAGGAATAGTTCCCCGATTGCAATTCATAGACAATCTTGCCCTCTTCGGTTGGCAACTTTGCAATTACCCCTTCCCTTTCTACGATATTCACCGCATCGATAGCAGATAGCTTGAGGAGACAGCTTGTATTAGGCGGGACTACGAGCGATAATGTAAGTTTACCATTTTCTCGCTTCCAATGGTGTTTAATTAATCCAACAGGGGAATCAAAACTAGCTTTGACCCACTTGATATTAGCCTCTCCAGCGATAGGAGGTTCGATAATAAATTGAGCGTACCCTGGTTTCTCCAATTTGATTCCAGCCAATCCATCCATATACCAAGCCCCAGGATATAAGTACGAACTGTGCAATAGGGAATGTCCGGGTAAGTCTTTCTCCCACATTTCCCAAATGGTGGTAGCGCCATTATCTTTCATGAATCCCCAACTCGGGTAGGAGGTCTGGGAGGTCATGCTGTAAATTAAATCATTTCGTCCTTCGTTTCTTAGCCACTTGAACAATAAAGCGCCTCCTGTTATCCCACTATGGATGTGTCCATTTCGATTGATAAGAATCTCGTTTTCTAAGCTCTTGATTACCTTGCGCTTCTCGGCAGGTGGCACGACATCAGCCAATAAGGCAGCGGCCAGATTGGCCATAGACCCATCAGCATATATTCCTTTTTCTTTGTTATAAAACTTGTTGTTGATGGCAGTGCTGGCCCGATTTGCTTTCTCTTCCCAATTTCGCGCTTGACTATCATCCCCTATGACATGCGCAATCTTGGCAGCCGTCCTCAGGTTGAAAACTCTATATGCGTTATTTAGACAGAGTGTCTCTGGTTTATCATTGTTCATGCCTTCGGCGGTAGCATTGGGCCACAACCAATCACCCAAGAAATCCCACGTACCGCCAAATCTTTTCATTAAGTCCTCTTCGACATTCGAATCCAAAAATTCAAGCCAATTCTTAATCAATCCGTAATTTTCGACCAGCGCATTCTTATCTCCATAGTGCTGATACATAAACCATGGTAAAGTGACTACAATCCCTCCCCAAGCCGGACCTCCTCCACCCCAATAAGTGGGTGCTGTATGTGGTAAAATCCCATTGTTGAATATTCGTCCGCTCGTCACTCCTTTTCGCGCATAGTTCTTGTCTCGCATATTTCCCACCATGGGTTCTGTTCCCTGCACATCACGCCAATCCTGCATCCATTTCGTGTAAAAGGCTCCCAATTGATAATTTAATATTCCAGTCTCACTCGTGGCGTGTGCATCACCACCGTATCCCATACGCTCACGTTGTGGACAATCAACAATGAAGCCGCCTAAAGAAAGATTTTCATAGGTCCATTTAATCTTATTGTACATCCAGTTTTGTAAACTATCCGAACATTCAAAATTTCCTGCATCAGCGTAATCGGTACGTACCAACCATCCCTTTATATCTGCCAAAGTAGGCTTATTGCGCAGCCCTTTAATGGTAATCCACCTACCCGAGCTATAATTAAATCTATTTTTGAAAACGCCTGTTCCCTGCTGTCCCATGATAAACATGCTTCGCATATTAAAGGTCATTTCCTGTTGCTCCCGCTCCGAATAATAAAACCTAATCGTATCGCCAGGTTCTCCCTTCATTTTCACCTCCGTCCACCCCGCAAAATTAACGCCCATATCTACCCGGTAAGTACCGTCAGCTTTTTCCTCTATAGCAATTGGGCGTATCTCGGCTTTCCTACGATTGCCCATAACGTTCTGCGCTGAAA encodes:
- a CDS encoding alpha-L-rhamnosidase, with the protein product MRHCILFILLQFTIPLLAADMLPVNLRAEYKKTPFLDDRIPRLSWELSSKGYGQYQSAYQLIVSSSLDKLQKDIGDIWDTKKVKQSQTNHIEFGGKQLNSRQQVWWKVRVWGTDGKVGSWSSASSWEMGLLNKGDWKAKWVGYDLNQLASKGTYHLPPSPYLRKKERIAKKVKSARLYVSSLGIHEFFVNGTKIGQDYFAPGWTDYNKRVYYNIYDVTPYIQNGENAFAAILSDGWYAGYLGYALLVGSKQVRAFYGDVPLLKAQVEIMFEDGSRQVIITDESWKASTGAVRESDFLQGEKYDARKEKVGWNNTNFNDSDWDPIQVFADKEQREIQLYPSHPVRVVKELPIKTINRLDDGKYIVDFGQNFAGIVKLKVKGKANDSLVFRYGEMLHPDGRLVTENLRSARATDTYILRGDSRAEEWSPSFTFHGFQFVEVSGLTSAPDKDFLMGLVMSSDLDTAGHLETDNSLLNQLYSNIVWTQRANYLDIPTDCPQRDERLGWTGDAQVYIRSAAYNSDIAVFHKKWIRDLNDAQWSNGAFPIYAPMPVGVDGKAAIRQSDTYSPGWSEAGIICTYELFRAYNDTRVVRESLPYMNKFMDFLESKSNADGLLREGSFEEIEPKGGFGDWLSVGAKTGPDLLATLYYFYCAKLMEEMCLGIGEKNLATKYSNTALAIKKAFVNYYTQDGQFKVNQASYGDGAGYVEGQNGFSGHTQTAYANALYMGVLDSVDFQKAGGHLRELVERNGNKLTTGFLGFKPLLPALSMTGSSDKAYGLLLSTEYPSLGYEVLNGATSIWERWDSYIKDKGFVHNAAMNSFSHYAFGAVNEWMFENMLGIKPLERGFQSFIIKPEIPSKDMDVSKVSGSYRSIAGVIKSGWDYSGQKKSHFFEVPVNTTVYFYLEIPSLAKAYLNGELISKSQLVKSVAQEGKYFKIKLGSGNYQVSMEK
- a CDS encoding alpha-L-rhamnosidase-related protein is translated as MTKIKVFAWCLILVLTHNNPLFGQNWKAKWIGLGTNEADTANSWVAFRKDFQMKAVPKKAVARIAVDSKYWLYINDKLVVFEGGLKRGPNKNDTYFDEVDLSNYLIKGANTIAVKVWYFGKHGFSHNSSGKLGLLFDLQTDATTIVSDSTWLVQKLKEYQTAAGAVPNFRLAESNILFDARQADTSWHLTTANPAGFGKAVSYGAPGIAPWNHLVKRPIPLWKDFGLKEFAPSSIIRKGDTVICKLPYNMQFTPYFDIESEAGILIKLFTDNYSTYNGSTENIRATYITKGGRQQYESLGWMNGHLMYFVLPANARIHSLKYRETGYDTDFAGAFESSDPFFNNLWKKANRTLYVTMRDTYMDCPDRERAQWTGDAVLEAQEAFYALCPKSHALAKKWLYELIHWQKEDGTLFAPIPAGNWDKELPDQILASIGYYGLWTYYMHTADRQILVDLYPGIRKYISLWEKDKDGLVLLREGGWQWGDWGENKDMLLLYNLWYYLALKGSYLTTKELGYTSESKKLLEEMQHFKEVFNTRFWNGSEYRDPLYKKSTDDRVHALAVLAGIADRNKYVPILKVFANQEHASPYMEKYVFEAMYKMNEPILANRRHKKRFAPMVNNAYFSTLFEGWGIGNEGYGGGTVNHAWSGGGLTILSSELCGIKPLQPGYSLFQVAPQMGDVSFAKAKVSTVKGVIEVSVNNTAERRSIDLTVPAGTKAVVLTPSDFIKKILINNNDLEKAVKKLGVVYDKESKSIVLPLGHWTIDFGF
- a CDS encoding alpha-L-rhamnosidase-related protein; translation: MPKILLHLLSFTLLTVPCLAQMKLSDDKKHISPLTREYVYPTRIIWSEGQVGRVENLLIAGDGQASLTNEKIVILKNGDKSTSSILLDFGKELSGSVELVTGMWGGGNTPRNVRIRLGESVSEAMSEIGEKGATNDHAMRDFKMQLPWLGKNQTGESGFRFVRIDFLDPNAELHLREVRAVFTYRDIPYLGSFKSSDERLNKIWDVGAYTVHLNMQDYLWDAIKRDRLVWVGDLHPEVATINTVFGYNEVVPKSLDLARDATALPGWMCGISTYSMWWIVLHHDWYMHHGDLAYLTEQKSYLQGLVKQIVNKVKDGKEQMDGTRFLDWPSSEDSVAVHAGLQAMTILALERAAAISEILKDMETKAICESTVKEMRKYVPDHHNSKQAAALLSLTGLMDADKAYHDVLKVGGAKNFSTFYGYYMLEAMAKAGKYQEAMDIISEYWGAMLDIGATTFWEDFNMDWLPNASRIDELVPAGKVDIHGDFGAYCYVGHRHSFCHGWASGPTVWLSEHILGIKLLKPGGREYKIEPHLGNLTYAEGTYPTKYGVIRVKHTRNKDGKIVSEIKAPKEVRIIK
- a CDS encoding family 78 glycoside hydrolase catalytic domain, translated to MQLDKISLTLSNVAKLCLFLLLFIPTLAFAKKKSPLIPTRLQVEYLQAPIGIDIKKPRFSWVLETKKEDVFAKKQKAYRILVASAEKKLHQDVSDIWDSGWIPSSAMNQILYEGKALISDRSYYWKVAVKDEKGLVSDWSDVAHWSSGLFDPNEWEAEWIGGDEVFDPTQRDCNIWDPWLRQVFEISQKPQQANLYVASIGFHEVYVNGKRIGDEVMAPVVSDHTKRARYVVYDIAPYLTKGKNVIGIWLGTSWSIFAGYDIDGSRPMLPLVSAQMKIYGEGMLNDNSQPIHTLLTDSSWKIKQSPNKLLGVWDFGQMGGELWDDRKREDNWNTLLYDDSHWDAVSVYPLNLIFSAQNVMGNRRKAEIRPIAIEEKADGTYRVDMGVNFAGWTEVKMKGEPGDTIRFYYSEREQQEMTFNMRSMFIMGQQGTGVFKNRFNYSSGRWITIKGLRNKPTLADIKGWLVRTDYADAGNFECSDSLQNWMYNKIKWTYENLSLGGFIVDCPQRERMGYGGDAHATSETGILNYQLGAFYTKWMQDWRDVQGTEPMVGNMRDKNYARKGVTSGRIFNNGILPHTAPTYWGGGGPAWGGIVVTLPWFMYQHYGDKNALVENYGLIKNWLEFLDSNVEEDLMKRFGGTWDFLGDWLWPNATAEGMNNDKPETLCLNNAYRVFNLRTAAKIAHVIGDDSQARNWEEKANRASTAINNKFYNKEKGIYADGSMANLAAALLADVVPPAEKRKVIKSLENEILINRNGHIHSGITGGALLFKWLRNEGRNDLIYSMTSQTSYPSWGFMKDNGATTIWEMWEKDLPGHSLLHSSYLYPGAWYMDGLAGIKLEKPGYAQFIIEPPIAGEANIKWVKASFDSPVGLIKHHWKRENGKLTLSLVVPPNTSCLLKLSAIDAVNIVEREGVIAKLPTEEGKIVYELQSGNYSF